Proteins encoded in a region of the Zea mays cultivar B73 chromosome 4, Zm-B73-REFERENCE-NAM-5.0, whole genome shotgun sequence genome:
- the LOC103656040 gene encoding uncharacterized protein At4g10930 isoform X2, protein MFPWEMDIDGESSKTLGQMEDLEKIPLENESCGICRDIVIDRGVLDCCSHWFCYTCIDNWAAITNRCPLCKSEFQHITCTPVYGTIGATDEDEYSLTSCDDDWYGQEESSTLSFPSYYIDAEAVVCLDDGDCKIRNGLVAAEDDSTLDTSIACDSCDKWYHAICVAFNATMASDSSWLCPRCKFNEVEYEANVILKQNLGEDCVIGSDRTCTNASFSGRVSVSVADEGETALVVSMVGAHSETRGGLSEASLGLETAHETFNCSPYPSHSKDVLVADASSLRNTDIVSRSQNKPSEINVVHTLCSEPTETSLQFSPIREPATTIFSSEQDNMSTERLEVPKLVSSCPVVDNSKEAKSTGEENAAQQSNNELSSVIKSPQPASSDAVHQMKTAQNLQLPLRHDEHSSDDRKEEHIESGNEMIHPAKKAKLEVQEDINVIGNFDFSSIHSHTTSPAKAITDDIMSESVAQQKSIPDIMSIVDGEVYRRDPGRELAKPVGRRAGDKPGPRVKKIFRKEEGKESSALVQKLQKEIKEVVRDTGTNILEKDESFDEKLLTAFRAAIGKSVDGPAKSTNTNQLIRTRRSLLQKGKKRENLTKKLYGTSTGRRRSDWHRDWEVEFWKYRCSPGINPEKIETLQSVLQLLKKSSEMDKESAKGKREENNNSSILSRLYLADASVVPRKDDIRPLSALAGCAPLEKSSQIKASCNKSSSIPAGGNETMKISSPSSTGKASSYSILNKEAPSRRENRNSQPSQDKRNQSSGDIKQDKRKWALEILARKNASSITNKDQTGGNDALKGNFPLLAQLPVDMRPQLAAGSNKKVPVSVRQAQFHRIAEHYLQKANLDVIRRCADTELAIADAVNVEKGIYERSNSKSIYVNLCSQATRQHAKAKSDNDTSTLTKRTESGSDQISQEATSEGTNVSGSDMEEDLNRAAISNQKNELEDDTAPEHIVHKDTVSFNSAEDALRKAGLFDSPPNSPERGNTAVEGESRLEEPGKNLQSNPEDPEPNSEEQQKLTGKVEIDNVATNKTKQPNNEGQHKLIGKGDTEDVAANKTNAANLTEGDRCSEKHEKSNGPVIEISVDCNMPDKITGHVEASREIEKAAIGLPNQSHEDDLTRDSEVISKPKNSELTKEKSCSDKPSTSSKDPKGDKPNRAAEGGDDPKKRPRDQAGKNTSDASNSTYKKVEMFVKEQIRPLCKSAVITVDQYKWAVAKTTDKVMSFHRDAKNANFLIKEGDKVRKLALQYVEASQQKIS, encoded by the exons GAAAAAATTCCATTGGAGAATGAGAGTTGTGGCATTTGTAGAGACATCGTCATCGACAGAGGAGTTTTGGATTGTTGCTCACACTG GTTTTGCTATACATGTATTGACAACTGGGCCGCCATCACAAATCGGTGCCCCCTTTGCAAAAGTGAATTCCAACACATAACATGCACTCCA GTATATGGTACGATTGGAGCTACTGACGAAGATGAATACTCTTTAACCAG CTGTGATGATGATTGGTATGGGCAAGAGGAAAGCAGCACACTTTCCTTCCCGTCATACTATATTGATGCAGAA GCCGTAGTTTGTTTGGATGATGGTGATTGCAAGATTCGGAATGGACTTGTGGCAGCTGAGGATGATTCAACTTTAGATACATCTATTGCTTGTGATTCCTGTGATAAATG GTACCATGCTATTTGTGTGGCGTTCAATGCAACAATGGCATCTGACAGTTCATGGCTCTGCCCAAG ATGCAAGTTTAACGAAGTGGAATATGAGGCAAATGTAATCTTGAAGCAAAACCTTGGTGAGGACTGTGTGATTGGTTCTGATAGGACATGTACCAACGCATCATTTTCTGGGAGGGTGTCAGTATCTGTTGCTGATGAGGGAGAAACTGCCCTTGTTGTATCAATGGTGGGTGCACATTCTGAAACTAGGGGTGGTCTATCAGAAGCTTCACTAGGACTTGAGACAGCACATGAAACATTTAACTGCAGTCCATACCCAAGCCATTCAAAAGATGTCCTTGTTGCAGATGCTAGTTCCTTGAGGAACACAGATATTGTCAGTAGATCCCAGAATAAACCTTCTGAAATAAATGTTGTCCACACTCTTTGTTCTGAGCCTACAGAAACATCACTACAATTTTCACCAATACGTGAGCCAGCAACAACCATATTTAGCTCAGAGCAGGATAACATGTCAACTGAACGGTTGGAAGTGCCAAAGCTTGTGTCATCTTGTCCAGTAGTAGATAACAGCAAGGAGGCTAAAAGTACTGGAGAGGAGAATGCAGCGCAGCAAAGCAATAATGAATTATCTTCTGTAATCAAATCTCCACAACCTGCCTCATCAG ATGCAGTTCATCAGATGAAAACTGCACAAAACCTACAGTTGCCACTTAG GCATGATGAGCATAGTAGCGATGACAGGAAAGAAGAACACATTGAATCTGGAAATGAAATGATCCATCCTGCGAAGAAAGCAAAACTGGAAGTGCAAGAGGACATTAATGTAATCGGAAACTTTGATTTTTCTTCAATACATAGTCATACTACTAGTCCTGCAAAAGCTATTACCGACGACATTATGTCAGAGTCTGTTGCACAACAGAAATCCATTCCTGATATAATGAGCATTGTTGACGGTGAGGTTTACAGAAGGGATCCTGGTAGAGAGCTGGCTAAACCTGTAGGAAGAAGAGCAGGAGATAAGCCTGGTCCTAGAGTGAAAAAGATCTTccgaaaggaagaaggaaaagaatcaTCTGCCTTGGTTCAAAAGCTACAGAAAGAGATTAAGGAAGTAGTTAGAGATACAGGCACAAATATACTTGAGAAGGATGAATCTTTTGATGAAAAACTGTTGACTGCGTTCCGGGCAGCTATAGGGAAATCAGTGGATGGACCAGCCAAAAGTACTAACACCAATCAATTAATAAGAACAAGGAGGTCATTGCTTCAGAAGGGCAAGAAACGTGAGAATTTGACCAAAAAGTTGTATGGAACAtctacaggaagaagaagaagcgaTTGGCATCGTGATTGGGAAGTTGAATTCTGGAAATACCGTTGCTCCCCAGGAATAAATCCTGAAAAGATTGAGACATTGCAATCAGTACTTCAGCTACTAAAGAAATCCTCTGAAATGGACAAGGAAAGTGCTAAGGGGAAAAGGGAAGAGAACAACAACAGTTCCATTTTGTCTAGGTTGTATTTAGCTGATGCATCAGTTGTTCCCAGGAAGGATGATATTAGGCCTCTCTCTGCCCTTGCAGGATGTGCGCCATTAGAAAAAAGTAGCCAAATTAAAGCTAGTTGTAACAAATCGTCTAGCATACCTGCAGGAGGCAACGAGACAATGAAAATCAGTTCACCCAGCAGCACTGGGAAAGCATCAAGCTATTCAATTCTGAATAAAGAGGCACCTAGCAGAAGAGAAAATAGAAATAGCCAGCCCTCCCAGGACAAGAGAAACCAATCCTCTGGTGATATCAAGCAGGACAAAAGAAAATGGGCTCTTGAGATCCTGGCAAGAAAAAATGCCAGTTCTATTACAAATAAAGATCAAACTGGAGGCAATGATGCTCTTAAGGGAAACTTCCCTCTACTG GCACAACTTCCGGTTGATATGAGGCCGCAGCTGGCAGCTGGCAGCAACAAAAAGGTTCCGGTATCAGTTAGACAG GCACAATTTCACCGAATTGCTGAGCATTATTTGCAGAAAGCAAATTTGGATGTCATTCGCAGATGTGCAGATACTGAATTGGCCATTGCTGATGCTGTCAATGTAGAAAAGGGTATTTATGAAAGGTCAAATAGCAAATCAATTTATGTGAATCTTTGCTCTCAGGCTACTCGCCAGCATGCCAAGGCAAAATCTGATAATGACACTTCAACTCTAACCAAAAGGACTGAATCAGGCAGTGATCAGATATCACAGGAAGCTACATCTGAGGGTACCAATGTTAGTGGCAGTGATATGGAAGAGGATCTAAACAGAGCAGCTATCTCCAATCAAAAGAATGAACTAGAGGATGATACTGCCCCAGAACATATTGTGCACAAGGATACTGTTAGCTTCAACAGTGCAGAAGACGCACTAAGGAAAGCGGGCCTTTTTGATTCCCCTCCTAACAGTCCTGAGAGAGGGAACACGGCGGTTGAAG GAGAATCCAGGCTAGAGGAACCTGGCAAAAACTTACAGTCAAATCCTGAGGAT CCAGAACCTAATTCTGAGGAGCAACAAAAGTTGACAGGCAAGGTTGAAATTGATAACGTTGCAACAAACAAAACCAAACAACCTAATAATGAAGGGCAACATAAGTTGATAGGCAAGGGAGACACTGAGGACGTTGCAGCAAACAAAACAAATGCCGCAAACCTGACTGAAGGCGATAGGTGCAGTGAGAAGCATGAAAAATCAAATGGACCTGTTATAGAAATTTCAGTTGATTGCAACATGCCCGATAAAATTACTGGGCATGTGGAGGCTTCGAGAGAGATAGAAAAGGCAGCAATCGGTTTACCTAATCAATCTCACGAGGATGATTTGACAAGAGACAGTGAAGTGATCAGCAAACCAAAGAACTCAGAGCTCACTAAAGAGAAATCCTGCAGTGACAAACCATCAACAAGCAGCAAAGACCCGAAAGGAGACAAACCAAACCGTGCAGCTGAAGGTGGAGATGATCCGAAGAAAAGGCCGCGTGATCAAGCCGGTAAAAATACGTCAGATGCCTCAAACTCGACATATAAGAAG GTTGAAATGTTCGTGAAAGAGCAGATCAGGCCACTTTGCAAGAGTGCCGTGATCACGGTCGATCAATATAAGTGGGCTGTCGCGAAAACAACTGACAAGGTAATGAGCTTCCACCGCGACGCCAAAAATGCAAACTTTTTGATCAAGGAGGGTGACAAGGTGAGGAAGCTCGCGCTGCAGTACGTCGAGGCATCTCAGCAGAAGATCAGTTGA
- the LOC103656040 gene encoding uncharacterized protein At4g10930 isoform X1 codes for MFPWEMDIDGESSKTLGQMEDLEKIPLENESCGICRDIVIDRGVLDCCSHWFCYTCIDNWAAITNRCPLCKSEFQHITCTPVYGTIGATDEDEYSLTSCDDDWYGQEESSTLSFPSYYIDAEAVVCLDDGDCKIRNGLVAAEDDSTLDTSIACDSCDKWYHAICVAFNATMASDSSWLCPRCKFNEVEYEANVILKQNLGEDCVIGSDRTCTNASFSGRVSVSVADEGETALVVSMVGAHSETRGGLSEASLGLETAHETFNCSPYPSHSKDVLVADASSLRNTDIVSRSQNKPSEINVVHTLCSEPTETSLQFSPIREPATTIFSSEQDNMSTERLEVPKLVSSCPVVDNSKEAKSTGEENAAQQSNNELSSVIKSPQPASSDAVHQMKTAQNLQLPLRHDEHSSDDRKEEHIESGNEMIHPAKKAKLEVQEDINVIGNFDFSSIHSHTTSPAKAITDDIMSESVAQQKSIPDIMSIVDGEVYRRDPGRELAKPVGRRAGDKPGPRVKKIFRKEEGKESSALVQKLQKEIKEVVRDTGTNILEKDESFDEKLLTAFRAAIGKSVDGPAKSTNTNQLIRTRRSLLQKGKKRENLTKKLYGTSTGRRRSDWHRDWEVEFWKYRCSPGINPEKIETLQSVLQLLKKSSEMDKESAKGKREENNNSSILSRLYLADASVVPRKDDIRPLSALAGCAPLEKSSQIKASCNKSSSIPAGGNETMKISSPSSTGKASSYSILNKEAPSRRENRNSQPSQDKRNQSSGDIKQDKRKWALEILARKNASSITNKDQTGGNDALKGNFPLLAQLPVDMRPQLAAGSNKKVPVSVRQAQFHRIAEHYLQKANLDVIRRCADTELAIADAVNVEKGIYERSNSKSIYVNLCSQATRQHAKAKSDNDTSTLTKRTESGSDQISQEATSEGTNVSGSDMEEDLNRAAISNQKNELEDDTAPEHIVHKDTVSFNSAEDALRKAGLFDSPPNSPERGNTAVEGESRLEEPGKNLQSNPEDVSLLKDGNSSLPTDLDAANCQSLDTIMCEQPEPNSEEQQKLTGKVEIDNVATNKTKQPNNEGQHKLIGKGDTEDVAANKTNAANLTEGDRCSEKHEKSNGPVIEISVDCNMPDKITGHVEASREIEKAAIGLPNQSHEDDLTRDSEVISKPKNSELTKEKSCSDKPSTSSKDPKGDKPNRAAEGGDDPKKRPRDQAGKNTSDASNSTYKKVEMFVKEQIRPLCKSAVITVDQYKWAVAKTTDKVMSFHRDAKNANFLIKEGDKVRKLALQYVEASQQKIS; via the exons GAAAAAATTCCATTGGAGAATGAGAGTTGTGGCATTTGTAGAGACATCGTCATCGACAGAGGAGTTTTGGATTGTTGCTCACACTG GTTTTGCTATACATGTATTGACAACTGGGCCGCCATCACAAATCGGTGCCCCCTTTGCAAAAGTGAATTCCAACACATAACATGCACTCCA GTATATGGTACGATTGGAGCTACTGACGAAGATGAATACTCTTTAACCAG CTGTGATGATGATTGGTATGGGCAAGAGGAAAGCAGCACACTTTCCTTCCCGTCATACTATATTGATGCAGAA GCCGTAGTTTGTTTGGATGATGGTGATTGCAAGATTCGGAATGGACTTGTGGCAGCTGAGGATGATTCAACTTTAGATACATCTATTGCTTGTGATTCCTGTGATAAATG GTACCATGCTATTTGTGTGGCGTTCAATGCAACAATGGCATCTGACAGTTCATGGCTCTGCCCAAG ATGCAAGTTTAACGAAGTGGAATATGAGGCAAATGTAATCTTGAAGCAAAACCTTGGTGAGGACTGTGTGATTGGTTCTGATAGGACATGTACCAACGCATCATTTTCTGGGAGGGTGTCAGTATCTGTTGCTGATGAGGGAGAAACTGCCCTTGTTGTATCAATGGTGGGTGCACATTCTGAAACTAGGGGTGGTCTATCAGAAGCTTCACTAGGACTTGAGACAGCACATGAAACATTTAACTGCAGTCCATACCCAAGCCATTCAAAAGATGTCCTTGTTGCAGATGCTAGTTCCTTGAGGAACACAGATATTGTCAGTAGATCCCAGAATAAACCTTCTGAAATAAATGTTGTCCACACTCTTTGTTCTGAGCCTACAGAAACATCACTACAATTTTCACCAATACGTGAGCCAGCAACAACCATATTTAGCTCAGAGCAGGATAACATGTCAACTGAACGGTTGGAAGTGCCAAAGCTTGTGTCATCTTGTCCAGTAGTAGATAACAGCAAGGAGGCTAAAAGTACTGGAGAGGAGAATGCAGCGCAGCAAAGCAATAATGAATTATCTTCTGTAATCAAATCTCCACAACCTGCCTCATCAG ATGCAGTTCATCAGATGAAAACTGCACAAAACCTACAGTTGCCACTTAG GCATGATGAGCATAGTAGCGATGACAGGAAAGAAGAACACATTGAATCTGGAAATGAAATGATCCATCCTGCGAAGAAAGCAAAACTGGAAGTGCAAGAGGACATTAATGTAATCGGAAACTTTGATTTTTCTTCAATACATAGTCATACTACTAGTCCTGCAAAAGCTATTACCGACGACATTATGTCAGAGTCTGTTGCACAACAGAAATCCATTCCTGATATAATGAGCATTGTTGACGGTGAGGTTTACAGAAGGGATCCTGGTAGAGAGCTGGCTAAACCTGTAGGAAGAAGAGCAGGAGATAAGCCTGGTCCTAGAGTGAAAAAGATCTTccgaaaggaagaaggaaaagaatcaTCTGCCTTGGTTCAAAAGCTACAGAAAGAGATTAAGGAAGTAGTTAGAGATACAGGCACAAATATACTTGAGAAGGATGAATCTTTTGATGAAAAACTGTTGACTGCGTTCCGGGCAGCTATAGGGAAATCAGTGGATGGACCAGCCAAAAGTACTAACACCAATCAATTAATAAGAACAAGGAGGTCATTGCTTCAGAAGGGCAAGAAACGTGAGAATTTGACCAAAAAGTTGTATGGAACAtctacaggaagaagaagaagcgaTTGGCATCGTGATTGGGAAGTTGAATTCTGGAAATACCGTTGCTCCCCAGGAATAAATCCTGAAAAGATTGAGACATTGCAATCAGTACTTCAGCTACTAAAGAAATCCTCTGAAATGGACAAGGAAAGTGCTAAGGGGAAAAGGGAAGAGAACAACAACAGTTCCATTTTGTCTAGGTTGTATTTAGCTGATGCATCAGTTGTTCCCAGGAAGGATGATATTAGGCCTCTCTCTGCCCTTGCAGGATGTGCGCCATTAGAAAAAAGTAGCCAAATTAAAGCTAGTTGTAACAAATCGTCTAGCATACCTGCAGGAGGCAACGAGACAATGAAAATCAGTTCACCCAGCAGCACTGGGAAAGCATCAAGCTATTCAATTCTGAATAAAGAGGCACCTAGCAGAAGAGAAAATAGAAATAGCCAGCCCTCCCAGGACAAGAGAAACCAATCCTCTGGTGATATCAAGCAGGACAAAAGAAAATGGGCTCTTGAGATCCTGGCAAGAAAAAATGCCAGTTCTATTACAAATAAAGATCAAACTGGAGGCAATGATGCTCTTAAGGGAAACTTCCCTCTACTG GCACAACTTCCGGTTGATATGAGGCCGCAGCTGGCAGCTGGCAGCAACAAAAAGGTTCCGGTATCAGTTAGACAG GCACAATTTCACCGAATTGCTGAGCATTATTTGCAGAAAGCAAATTTGGATGTCATTCGCAGATGTGCAGATACTGAATTGGCCATTGCTGATGCTGTCAATGTAGAAAAGGGTATTTATGAAAGGTCAAATAGCAAATCAATTTATGTGAATCTTTGCTCTCAGGCTACTCGCCAGCATGCCAAGGCAAAATCTGATAATGACACTTCAACTCTAACCAAAAGGACTGAATCAGGCAGTGATCAGATATCACAGGAAGCTACATCTGAGGGTACCAATGTTAGTGGCAGTGATATGGAAGAGGATCTAAACAGAGCAGCTATCTCCAATCAAAAGAATGAACTAGAGGATGATACTGCCCCAGAACATATTGTGCACAAGGATACTGTTAGCTTCAACAGTGCAGAAGACGCACTAAGGAAAGCGGGCCTTTTTGATTCCCCTCCTAACAGTCCTGAGAGAGGGAACACGGCGGTTGAAG GAGAATCCAGGCTAGAGGAACCTGGCAAAAACTTACAGTCAAATCCTGAGGATGTATCCTTACTGAAAGATGGAAATTCATCTTTGCCTACTGATCTTGATGCTGCAAACTGTCAAAGCCTTGACACCATTATGTGTGAGCAGCCAGAACCTAATTCTGAGGAGCAACAAAAGTTGACAGGCAAGGTTGAAATTGATAACGTTGCAACAAACAAAACCAAACAACCTAATAATGAAGGGCAACATAAGTTGATAGGCAAGGGAGACACTGAGGACGTTGCAGCAAACAAAACAAATGCCGCAAACCTGACTGAAGGCGATAGGTGCAGTGAGAAGCATGAAAAATCAAATGGACCTGTTATAGAAATTTCAGTTGATTGCAACATGCCCGATAAAATTACTGGGCATGTGGAGGCTTCGAGAGAGATAGAAAAGGCAGCAATCGGTTTACCTAATCAATCTCACGAGGATGATTTGACAAGAGACAGTGAAGTGATCAGCAAACCAAAGAACTCAGAGCTCACTAAAGAGAAATCCTGCAGTGACAAACCATCAACAAGCAGCAAAGACCCGAAAGGAGACAAACCAAACCGTGCAGCTGAAGGTGGAGATGATCCGAAGAAAAGGCCGCGTGATCAAGCCGGTAAAAATACGTCAGATGCCTCAAACTCGACATATAAGAAG GTTGAAATGTTCGTGAAAGAGCAGATCAGGCCACTTTGCAAGAGTGCCGTGATCACGGTCGATCAATATAAGTGGGCTGTCGCGAAAACAACTGACAAGGTAATGAGCTTCCACCGCGACGCCAAAAATGCAAACTTTTTGATCAAGGAGGGTGACAAGGTGAGGAAGCTCGCGCTGCAGTACGTCGAGGCATCTCAGCAGAAGATCAGTTGA
- the LOC103656040 gene encoding uncharacterized protein At4g10930 isoform X3, with protein MASDSSWLCPRCKFNEVEYEANVILKQNLGEDCVIGSDRTCTNASFSGRVSVSVADEGETALVVSMVGAHSETRGGLSEASLGLETAHETFNCSPYPSHSKDVLVADASSLRNTDIVSRSQNKPSEINVVHTLCSEPTETSLQFSPIREPATTIFSSEQDNMSTERLEVPKLVSSCPVVDNSKEAKSTGEENAAQQSNNELSSVIKSPQPASSDAVHQMKTAQNLQLPLRHDEHSSDDRKEEHIESGNEMIHPAKKAKLEVQEDINVIGNFDFSSIHSHTTSPAKAITDDIMSESVAQQKSIPDIMSIVDGEVYRRDPGRELAKPVGRRAGDKPGPRVKKIFRKEEGKESSALVQKLQKEIKEVVRDTGTNILEKDESFDEKLLTAFRAAIGKSVDGPAKSTNTNQLIRTRRSLLQKGKKRENLTKKLYGTSTGRRRSDWHRDWEVEFWKYRCSPGINPEKIETLQSVLQLLKKSSEMDKESAKGKREENNNSSILSRLYLADASVVPRKDDIRPLSALAGCAPLEKSSQIKASCNKSSSIPAGGNETMKISSPSSTGKASSYSILNKEAPSRRENRNSQPSQDKRNQSSGDIKQDKRKWALEILARKNASSITNKDQTGGNDALKGNFPLLAQLPVDMRPQLAAGSNKKVPVSVRQAQFHRIAEHYLQKANLDVIRRCADTELAIADAVNVEKGIYERSNSKSIYVNLCSQATRQHAKAKSDNDTSTLTKRTESGSDQISQEATSEGTNVSGSDMEEDLNRAAISNQKNELEDDTAPEHIVHKDTVSFNSAEDALRKAGLFDSPPNSPERGNTAVEGESRLEEPGKNLQSNPEDVSLLKDGNSSLPTDLDAANCQSLDTIMCEQPEPNSEEQQKLTGKVEIDNVATNKTKQPNNEGQHKLIGKGDTEDVAANKTNAANLTEGDRCSEKHEKSNGPVIEISVDCNMPDKITGHVEASREIEKAAIGLPNQSHEDDLTRDSEVISKPKNSELTKEKSCSDKPSTSSKDPKGDKPNRAAEGGDDPKKRPRDQAGKNTSDASNSTYKKVEMFVKEQIRPLCKSAVITVDQYKWAVAKTTDKVMSFHRDAKNANFLIKEGDKVRKLALQYVEASQQKIS; from the exons ATGGCATCTGACAGTTCATGGCTCTGCCCAAG ATGCAAGTTTAACGAAGTGGAATATGAGGCAAATGTAATCTTGAAGCAAAACCTTGGTGAGGACTGTGTGATTGGTTCTGATAGGACATGTACCAACGCATCATTTTCTGGGAGGGTGTCAGTATCTGTTGCTGATGAGGGAGAAACTGCCCTTGTTGTATCAATGGTGGGTGCACATTCTGAAACTAGGGGTGGTCTATCAGAAGCTTCACTAGGACTTGAGACAGCACATGAAACATTTAACTGCAGTCCATACCCAAGCCATTCAAAAGATGTCCTTGTTGCAGATGCTAGTTCCTTGAGGAACACAGATATTGTCAGTAGATCCCAGAATAAACCTTCTGAAATAAATGTTGTCCACACTCTTTGTTCTGAGCCTACAGAAACATCACTACAATTTTCACCAATACGTGAGCCAGCAACAACCATATTTAGCTCAGAGCAGGATAACATGTCAACTGAACGGTTGGAAGTGCCAAAGCTTGTGTCATCTTGTCCAGTAGTAGATAACAGCAAGGAGGCTAAAAGTACTGGAGAGGAGAATGCAGCGCAGCAAAGCAATAATGAATTATCTTCTGTAATCAAATCTCCACAACCTGCCTCATCAG ATGCAGTTCATCAGATGAAAACTGCACAAAACCTACAGTTGCCACTTAG GCATGATGAGCATAGTAGCGATGACAGGAAAGAAGAACACATTGAATCTGGAAATGAAATGATCCATCCTGCGAAGAAAGCAAAACTGGAAGTGCAAGAGGACATTAATGTAATCGGAAACTTTGATTTTTCTTCAATACATAGTCATACTACTAGTCCTGCAAAAGCTATTACCGACGACATTATGTCAGAGTCTGTTGCACAACAGAAATCCATTCCTGATATAATGAGCATTGTTGACGGTGAGGTTTACAGAAGGGATCCTGGTAGAGAGCTGGCTAAACCTGTAGGAAGAAGAGCAGGAGATAAGCCTGGTCCTAGAGTGAAAAAGATCTTccgaaaggaagaaggaaaagaatcaTCTGCCTTGGTTCAAAAGCTACAGAAAGAGATTAAGGAAGTAGTTAGAGATACAGGCACAAATATACTTGAGAAGGATGAATCTTTTGATGAAAAACTGTTGACTGCGTTCCGGGCAGCTATAGGGAAATCAGTGGATGGACCAGCCAAAAGTACTAACACCAATCAATTAATAAGAACAAGGAGGTCATTGCTTCAGAAGGGCAAGAAACGTGAGAATTTGACCAAAAAGTTGTATGGAACAtctacaggaagaagaagaagcgaTTGGCATCGTGATTGGGAAGTTGAATTCTGGAAATACCGTTGCTCCCCAGGAATAAATCCTGAAAAGATTGAGACATTGCAATCAGTACTTCAGCTACTAAAGAAATCCTCTGAAATGGACAAGGAAAGTGCTAAGGGGAAAAGGGAAGAGAACAACAACAGTTCCATTTTGTCTAGGTTGTATTTAGCTGATGCATCAGTTGTTCCCAGGAAGGATGATATTAGGCCTCTCTCTGCCCTTGCAGGATGTGCGCCATTAGAAAAAAGTAGCCAAATTAAAGCTAGTTGTAACAAATCGTCTAGCATACCTGCAGGAGGCAACGAGACAATGAAAATCAGTTCACCCAGCAGCACTGGGAAAGCATCAAGCTATTCAATTCTGAATAAAGAGGCACCTAGCAGAAGAGAAAATAGAAATAGCCAGCCCTCCCAGGACAAGAGAAACCAATCCTCTGGTGATATCAAGCAGGACAAAAGAAAATGGGCTCTTGAGATCCTGGCAAGAAAAAATGCCAGTTCTATTACAAATAAAGATCAAACTGGAGGCAATGATGCTCTTAAGGGAAACTTCCCTCTACTG GCACAACTTCCGGTTGATATGAGGCCGCAGCTGGCAGCTGGCAGCAACAAAAAGGTTCCGGTATCAGTTAGACAG GCACAATTTCACCGAATTGCTGAGCATTATTTGCAGAAAGCAAATTTGGATGTCATTCGCAGATGTGCAGATACTGAATTGGCCATTGCTGATGCTGTCAATGTAGAAAAGGGTATTTATGAAAGGTCAAATAGCAAATCAATTTATGTGAATCTTTGCTCTCAGGCTACTCGCCAGCATGCCAAGGCAAAATCTGATAATGACACTTCAACTCTAACCAAAAGGACTGAATCAGGCAGTGATCAGATATCACAGGAAGCTACATCTGAGGGTACCAATGTTAGTGGCAGTGATATGGAAGAGGATCTAAACAGAGCAGCTATCTCCAATCAAAAGAATGAACTAGAGGATGATACTGCCCCAGAACATATTGTGCACAAGGATACTGTTAGCTTCAACAGTGCAGAAGACGCACTAAGGAAAGCGGGCCTTTTTGATTCCCCTCCTAACAGTCCTGAGAGAGGGAACACGGCGGTTGAAG GAGAATCCAGGCTAGAGGAACCTGGCAAAAACTTACAGTCAAATCCTGAGGATGTATCCTTACTGAAAGATGGAAATTCATCTTTGCCTACTGATCTTGATGCTGCAAACTGTCAAAGCCTTGACACCATTATGTGTGAGCAGCCAGAACCTAATTCTGAGGAGCAACAAAAGTTGACAGGCAAGGTTGAAATTGATAACGTTGCAACAAACAAAACCAAACAACCTAATAATGAAGGGCAACATAAGTTGATAGGCAAGGGAGACACTGAGGACGTTGCAGCAAACAAAACAAATGCCGCAAACCTGACTGAAGGCGATAGGTGCAGTGAGAAGCATGAAAAATCAAATGGACCTGTTATAGAAATTTCAGTTGATTGCAACATGCCCGATAAAATTACTGGGCATGTGGAGGCTTCGAGAGAGATAGAAAAGGCAGCAATCGGTTTACCTAATCAATCTCACGAGGATGATTTGACAAGAGACAGTGAAGTGATCAGCAAACCAAAGAACTCAGAGCTCACTAAAGAGAAATCCTGCAGTGACAAACCATCAACAAGCAGCAAAGACCCGAAAGGAGACAAACCAAACCGTGCAGCTGAAGGTGGAGATGATCCGAAGAAAAGGCCGCGTGATCAAGCCGGTAAAAATACGTCAGATGCCTCAAACTCGACATATAAGAAG GTTGAAATGTTCGTGAAAGAGCAGATCAGGCCACTTTGCAAGAGTGCCGTGATCACGGTCGATCAATATAAGTGGGCTGTCGCGAAAACAACTGACAAGGTAATGAGCTTCCACCGCGACGCCAAAAATGCAAACTTTTTGATCAAGGAGGGTGACAAGGTGAGGAAGCTCGCGCTGCAGTACGTCGAGGCATCTCAGCAGAAGATCAGTTGA